In the Xanthobacteraceae bacterium genome, CCATAGGAAATGGTCCGCATCCGCTGGGCGGAAATCCCGCGCGAGATCAGGTAGTCGCGCACCGTCTGCGCGCGGCGTGCACCGAGCGCGATGTTGTATTCGCGCGTGCCGCGTTCGTCGGCGTGCCCTTCGACCGTGAAGGAATACTGCGAATATTGCTGCAGCCACTGCACCTGCTTGTCGAGCGTCGCGCGCGCCTGCACGGTCAGGTCGGACTGATCGCTTTCGAAGAATACGCGATCACCCACGTTGACCACGAAATCCTGCACGCTACCCGGAGGTGCGTTCGTCTGATTCTGGTTATTCGGATCGGTGACCTGGTTGGTCGAACAAGCCGCCGCCGCCAACGCTACTGCGATCAAAGCCGCAAAACGCGCGCCGCGCACGAGCTGCATCGCACCCGTCATGCCGGTTACTCCCTTATGGTCCCTAACGACCGGAAAATGCCCCCGGTCAAATTCACCCTCACCTCGCGAATATTCCATCAACCTTGACGAAATCTTTGCGGCGCGGTGTGGGCGGGCGTTCCGTGAAAATACGAGTCGAATACCGCGGAACGTGGTTAGCCGGGGGTTAACGCGGAACTTTCACCGCGTCAGCAAGCGCCCTCACGAAAGCGGCGGCGACCAGGCCGGATCGGAGGCATAGGCCGGGGTCGGAACTTTCAGCTCGTTGTAGCCGGTGAGATCGACCGTGAAGAGCGACGGGCCGGCATTGCCGCCCGGATCGCGGAAGAACATCAGCACGCGGCCGTTCGGCGCCCAGGTCGGGCCTTCGTTGTGGAAGCCTTCGGTGAGGATGCGCTCGCCGGTGCCGTCGGTGCGCATGACGCCGATGGAGAACGAGCCGCTGCCCTGCTTGGTGAAAGCGATCACGTCGCCGCGTGGCGACCATACCGGCGTCGAGAAGCGCCCGCCGTCGGCGGGAGAAATGCGCCGCTGGTTCGAGCCGTCGGCGTTCATCACGTAGAGCTGCTGCGAACCGCCGCGGTCGGATTCGAACACGATCTGCTTTCCGTCCGGCGAGAACGACGGCGCGGTGTCGATGGCCGCCGTATCGGTGAGCCGCTGCGTGCGGCGGGTGCGCAGGTCCATCAGGAAGATGCTCGACGCAGCGCCCTGTTGCAGGCTCATCACCACGCGCTGGCCGTCCGGCGAGAAACGCGGCGCGAACGACATGTTGGGGAAGTTGCCGACCACTTCGCGCTGCCCGGTTTCGATGTTGAACAACACGACGCGCGGATTCTCGCGGCCATAGGCCATGTAGACGATTTCCTGCGAAGTCGGGCTGAAGCGCGGCGTCAGCACCAGTTCCTCGCCACGCGTGAGATAACGCACGTTCGCGCCGTCTTGATCCATGATCGCGAGGCGCTTCACGCGGCGATCCTTCGGGCCGGTCTCGTCCACGTAAACGATACGCGTATCGAAATATCCCCTCTCGCCGGTGAGGCGTTGATAGATCAGGTCGGAGATGATGTGCGCGATGCGCCGCCAGTTTTCCGGCTGCGTGATGAACTGCTTGCCGTCGAGATACTTGCTGCCGGTCACGTCCCACAGCCGGAACGCGGTCTCGTAGCGGCCGTCGCCGGAGCGGCGCACGCGGCCCGTGACCAGCGTTTGCGCGTTGATCACGCGCCAGTCTTGAAAGCGCGGCTGCTGATCGATGTCGGCGATGCGCTCGATGAAGGCCGCTGGATCGACCGGCGCGAACAGACCGGAACGGCGCAGGTTGTTGGTGATGACGCCACTGATGTTGCGCGCCATGTCGTTGTCGCCGCCACCGACGAACTCGGTGATCGCAATCGGCAGCGGCTGGATCGTGCCCTTGGTGATTTCGATGCGTGTCTGCGCAAGCGCGCCCGCGCCGGTGAGCGAAGCCGCAGCGGCGCCACCGGCGGAGAGCAACAGGTTTCGGCGGGAAATCTCGAAGGTCATGCGAGGCAAGTCCTGTCTATTCCGAAAGTCGTTAAACCGTTATCAGCCGCGGGTGGTTTCCGGCGGCACGAAATCGATGATCATGTCGCGCCAGACATTATACTTCTCCGGGCGCAACATTTTATAGGGCGCGCAGGCATTCACGGCGCGCAGCGCGGTTTCCGCCGTGGTGGCGAAGGCCGGACCCACGCCGCGGTTCAGCACCTGCGGCTGCGCCGACAGCGAGCCGTCCAGCTTCAGCTGCACGCGCAACTGCACCACCGCGCGCTCCATGTTGCCGACACCGGGCAACAGGTTCCAGCACTTCTCCAGATGCCGCGTGAAGGCGATCAGCTCGTCCATCGAAAGCTGGTTCGAGTCGCCGGTCTTGGTGCCGAGCGTCGCGTTGGTCTTCTTCTCGCCGGTGATCTGCTTGCGCGTCGGATCGCGCCGGTCGATCAAGTTTGCGATCTCGTCGGGATCGAACTTGCGCTTCGTCTTGATGTCGAGCGGCTTTGTCTTCGCGACCTTCTTCTCTTCCTTCTTCGGCTCTTCTTTCTTTTTGACTTCTTCCTTCTTCGGTTGCGGCTTCGCATCCGGAGACGGCGCCGGGTCGGGCTTCTTTTCTTCCTGCTTTTCGGGAGTCTTCTCGGCCTGTTCCTGCGCCTTCGGAGGCGGCGGAGTTGCCTTCAGATCTTTTTTGTCGACGGGAGCGTCGATCAACTGCTTGATCGGATCGCTCGGCTGAACCTTGTCCACCTTGGTCACCGGTTCCAGCATCTTTTCAGGTGCCTTCTTCACGCCGACCTTGGTCTTGGTGACGTCGGAGACGAGATCGATGGGTAGCGACTCGACCGGCTGCGCTTCGCGCGGCTTCACGCTGGAAAACTGGATCAATCCCCACGCCAGCAGAAGGGCGTGAAAGGCGGTGGAGATCGTCAGACCGGGACGCACGGGAGGCTTAGTTTCCCTCGACTTCGGTGACGAGCGCGACCTTGCGGTAGCCCGCCGCCTGCAAGCGCCCCATCACCTTCATCACCGTCCCGTAATCCACCTTCTTGTCGCCGCGCACGAAGATGCGTTCGTCCTGCCCCTGCTTGGCGATGACCTTCAGCTTCTCGACCAGTTCCTCGATCTTCACTTCCGTGTTCTGGAGGAAGACTTGGCCCTTGTCGTTGACCGAAAGCGTCAGCGGCTCGCGATCCTGCTCGACCGAGCGCGCCTGCGTCTGCGGCAGGTCGATCGGCACGCCGACGGTGAGCAGCGGCGCCGCGATCATGAAGATGATCAGCAACACCAGCATCACGTCGACCAGCGGGGTCACGTTGATTTCGGCCATCACGCCGCGGCCGCGCACGCGCGACGAACGCCGGCTGATTCCGCCTGAAGAACTTCCTGCGCCCATATTGGTGCCCGTACCCTATTGGCCTATGACTGCTCGTCGACCTGACGCGAAAGGATTGCCGAGAATTCGTCGGCGAAGCCTTCCATGCGCTGCGCCTGACGGTTCACCTCGGAAATGAACTTGTTATAGAAAATCGTCGCCGGTATGGCGGCGACAAGGCCGATGGCGGTGGCGAACAGCGCCTCCGCGATACCCGGCGCAACCACGGCGAGGCTGGTGTTTTTCGAGGCGGCGATCGACTGGAAGCTGGTCATGATGCCCCAGACCGTGCCGAACAGGCCGATGAAGGGACCGGCCGAGCCGACGGTCGCCAGCACCAGCAGCCGGCGCTCAAGGCGGTCCACTTCCCGTGTGATCGTGACGTTCATCACCTTGTCGATGCGCTGAGTCAGGCTCGCGACCGCGCGCCCGCCGCCCTCGTAGGTGCGCTTCCACTCGCGCATCGCGGCGACGAACAGCGCGGGCATTGCGTGCACCGGCTTGGCGGAGAGATTGCGGTAGAGGTCCTCGAGGCTGTTGCCCGACCAGAACGCTTCCTCGAAGCGGTCCATCTGCTTGCGCGTGCGCGCGTAGAGGATCGTCTTGTCGATGACGATAGCCCAGACCCAGATCGAGGAAACCAGCAGGCCGATCATCACGAACTTGACGACCAGATGCGCCTGCCAGAACAGCGCCCACAGCGAGAGATCGGCGGCCGGCGGCGGCGCGTTCTGCTGGATCACTTCCGGCGCGGGCACCGCCGTTTGCGCGAACATATCCGGCTGAAAATGGGAAACCCAAAGCCAGAGATCGTTGATCGTCCCTTGCAGCACGTCGAACATTGCAATTCCTTTTGCGTTCCGGTCCTAACGCCAGCCGGCGCCGCGAAAGCGGGAGGCAGAAATCGGGAGCGTCGGAAGTTTCGCGAACCTCAGGACCGGCAATTCGGCTCGCCCTGAACCCGTCCCCGGATAAGCCCGTCAATACGGCGTCGAATCTGTCCAAACTGGGGCACCCCCAGCCGGGGCATTCCTATAACAGAATGGCTTATGGGGTTAACGAAACGTTAGCGGCGGCAAAGCGGCGCGGCAGTCAGCGCTGGTGCGCGCTCATGTGCGTTCCCATGGCCTTCCGGAGCGCCTCCGGTATCCGCCGGGCGCGTCCGCCCGACACGAAAGCAGCCTTCACCATCGCTTCCAGCAGCAATTCTTCGCCGCGGAAGACTTCCTGCTTCATGGTCAGCGACGCACCCGCAACCTCCGCGGGCGAGGTCTTGATGGTCAGCACGTCGTCCATGTGGGCAGGCTTGAGATATTCGATGTTCATCGAGCGCACGACGAAGGCGAAGCCCGGCACTTCCTGATTCGCTTCCTCGAACAACGCGCGGTGATCGACGCCGAGCAGGCGCAGAAAATCCGTGCGCCCGCGTTCCATGAAGCGCAGGTAGCTTGCGTGATAGACCACGCCGGAGAAATCCGTGTCCTCGTAATAGACGCGCACCGCCATCATGTGCGCGCCGTCCACGATACGCCCGGCCAGATCGGGCCAGCTTTTCGGAGTTTTCATTCATCGCCCTGATCGAACAGCGGCATCTGCGAAGCATCCCGCTTTGGCTCCGTCAACCCAAGATGCTTGTAGGCATGCGCGGTCATCATGCGCCCGCGCGGCGTGCGCTGCACGAAGCCACGCTGGATGAGAAACGGCTCGATGATGTCTTCGAGCGCGTCGCGCGGCTCAGACAACGCGGCGGAGAGCGTCTCGATCCCGACCGGACCGCCACCATAGTGATCCGAGATGATGCGCAGGTAACGCCGGTCCATCGCGTCGAGACCGGCGGCATCGACTTCAAGTTGCACGAGCGCCTTGTCGGCGGCCTTCGCGTCTATCTTCGTCACCTTATCCACGGACGCGAAATCGCGGACGCGCTTGAGCAGCCGCCCCGCGATGCGCGGCGTACCGCGCGCGCGCTGCGCGATCTCGCGCGCACCGTCCGCGTTCATGCCGATGCCGAGCACCCGCGCGCCGCGCTCGACGATGGTCTGCAATTCGTCCACTTCGTAGAAACCGAGCCGCACCGGAATCCCGAAGCGGTCGCGCAGCGGCGTGGTGAGCAGGCCGGAGCGCGTGGTCGCGCCGACCAGCGTGAACTTCGCCAGTTCGATCTTCACCGAGCGCGCGGCCGGCCCTTCGCCGATGATGAGGTCGAGCTGGAAATCCTCCATCGCGGGATAAAGCACTTCCTCGATCGCCGGATTGAGCCGGTGGATTTCGTCGATGAACAAGACGTCGCGATCTTCGAGATTGGTGAGCAACGCGGCGAGATCGCCCGCCTTGGCGATCACAGGCCCGGAGGTTGCGCGGAAGTTCACGCCGAGTTCGCGCGCGACGATCTGCGCAAGCGTGGTCTTGCCGAGGCCCGGCGGACCGACGAGCAGCACATGGTCGAGCGCTTCCTTCCGCGTCTTCGCCGCTTCGATGAATACGGAAAGATTGGAGCGCGCCTGTTGCTGCCCGATGAAATCGGCAAGCCGCTGCGGACGCAGATGTGCGTCTGCGGAATCGTTGTCGCGTTGTTCTGCGGAGACGAGACGCGAGTTCATGACGATTTCAAGCCCCGGCCAATGATGCGGCTGCAAAGCAGGATGCTCAGCACCGAACCCGCGACAATCGCGAATGGCAGGATTCTCGCGTTCGACAGCAGAAGCCCCCGCACCGGGATTTCCGAAACTTCAGGCCACAGCGGCGTGTAGGCGATCAGAAAGGTGAAGGCCGCGGCAGTGAGAACGCCAACCGCGACGCCCACCGCAATGTTGAACGCAAGCGAATGGGGGCCGCTTTTGCGCTCCTTCAACCCGACGATCACGCCGCTGAGCAATGCAGGCAGCAAACCGAAGGCGTAAAAATAAAACACCGCGAAAGGAATGCCGATCAACGCGAAAAGAGGGAACGACAGGGCGGTGCCATACCACGTCGAGCGCGAACCGGACGCGGACCCGAGCACATCCGCGAGCACGACAAGATAAGGCAGCAGGCCGCCGAAGAATGGTCCGAGCAGCACGAAAACCACGAGCGTCCGAAAAATACCCAGCTTGCGGGCTGGCGTAGCCGTTTCGCCGTTCATGGTGTCACCGGATTCTTTTTGCGGAATCTCCGCCACGACATCGTGGAGGCGAACACCATCGCAAGGACATCCGCGGTAGCGGCATCCCAGCCCGTACGCGGGAAAAATTCCAGCCCCCGCGACTCAATCCAGCTTTTAAGCAGGTAGCCGAGCGCACCGAATACCGCGCCAAGAATTACAGGACCGACGAAGCTGACCCGGTCGTTATTCCGATTCCACGCTGCGACCGCAAAGCCGCAGGCAA is a window encoding:
- the pal gene encoding peptidoglycan-associated lipoprotein Pal codes for the protein MTGAMQLVRGARFAALIAVALAAAACSTNQVTDPNNQNQTNAPPGSVQDFVVNVGDRVFFESDQSDLTVQARATLDKQVQWLQQYSQYSFTVEGHADERGTREYNIALGARRAQTVRDYLISRGISAQRMRTISYGKERPVAVCNDISCWSQNRRAVTVLNSAPGS
- the tolB gene encoding Tol-Pal system protein TolB — protein: MTFEISRRNLLLSAGGAAAASLTGAGALAQTRIEITKGTIQPLPIAITEFVGGGDNDMARNISGVITNNLRRSGLFAPVDPAAFIERIADIDQQPRFQDWRVINAQTLVTGRVRRSGDGRYETAFRLWDVTGSKYLDGKQFITQPENWRRIAHIISDLIYQRLTGERGYFDTRIVYVDETGPKDRRVKRLAIMDQDGANVRYLTRGEELVLTPRFSPTSQEIVYMAYGRENPRVVLFNIETGQREVVGNFPNMSFAPRFSPDGQRVVMSLQQGAASSIFLMDLRTRRTQRLTDTAAIDTAPSFSPDGKQIVFESDRGGSQQLYVMNADGSNQRRISPADGGRFSTPVWSPRGDVIAFTKQGSGSFSIGVMRTDGTGERILTEGFHNEGPTWAPNGRVLMFFRDPGGNAGPSLFTVDLTGYNELKVPTPAYASDPAWSPPLS
- the tolR gene encoding protein TolR encodes the protein MGAGSSSGGISRRSSRVRGRGVMAEINVTPLVDVMLVLLIIFMIAAPLLTVGVPIDLPQTQARSVEQDREPLTLSVNDKGQVFLQNTEVKIEELVEKLKVIAKQGQDERIFVRGDKKVDYGTVMKVMGRLQAAGYRKVALVTEVEGN
- the tolQ gene encoding protein TolQ, which encodes MFAQTAVPAPEVIQQNAPPPAADLSLWALFWQAHLVVKFVMIGLLVSSIWVWAIVIDKTILYARTRKQMDRFEEAFWSGNSLEDLYRNLSAKPVHAMPALFVAAMREWKRTYEGGGRAVASLTQRIDKVMNVTITREVDRLERRLLVLATVGSAGPFIGLFGTVWGIMTSFQSIAASKNTSLAVVAPGIAEALFATAIGLVAAIPATIFYNKFISEVNRQAQRMEGFADEFSAILSRQVDEQS
- the ybgC gene encoding tol-pal system-associated acyl-CoA thioesterase, whose amino-acid sequence is MKTPKSWPDLAGRIVDGAHMMAVRVYYEDTDFSGVVYHASYLRFMERGRTDFLRLLGVDHRALFEEANQEVPGFAFVVRSMNIEYLKPAHMDDVLTIKTSPAEVAGASLTMKQEVFRGEELLLEAMVKAAFVSGGRARRIPEALRKAMGTHMSAHQR
- the ruvB gene encoding Holliday junction branch migration DNA helicase RuvB: MNSRLVSAEQRDNDSADAHLRPQRLADFIGQQQARSNLSVFIEAAKTRKEALDHVLLVGPPGLGKTTLAQIVARELGVNFRATSGPVIAKAGDLAALLTNLEDRDVLFIDEIHRLNPAIEEVLYPAMEDFQLDLIIGEGPAARSVKIELAKFTLVGATTRSGLLTTPLRDRFGIPVRLGFYEVDELQTIVERGARVLGIGMNADGAREIAQRARGTPRIAGRLLKRVRDFASVDKVTKIDAKAADKALVQLEVDAAGLDAMDRRYLRIISDHYGGGPVGIETLSAALSEPRDALEDIIEPFLIQRGFVQRTPRGRMMTAHAYKHLGLTEPKRDASQMPLFDQGDE